Proteins encoded by one window of Microplitis mediator isolate UGA2020A chromosome 1, iyMicMedi2.1, whole genome shotgun sequence:
- the LOC130674661 gene encoding uncharacterized protein LOC130674661 yields MNLVVLKIFFLGFLTAGARGKFAELKVPEIVDPREEKVTLECNYNLDGEELLSVTWFKDGNEFFRYMPSAMPGKLHHQQQQQQRQSLSSSRVADPALAAANSVATKAFNVQDGVAQVELSESNDKRVVIRQHLGDKWINVTGSYGCQVSGEAPKFDIVYDEAVINVGVLPQRDPVIENLRTHYDIGDILDAQCISAPSYPPSQLSFLVNGQEVEKSLTTQFPSVGSVEGSVVSTTRLGLSMSLKRQDFTATSASLHLVCRSILPGIPGAKARETKAIIFLTASNEKLAQEAPTPYSSTAQTNYSHSDNNKFSLLIIITLIITNSVITKL; encoded by the exons gAGCACGGGGTAAATTCGCGGAGCTGAAAGTACCAGAAATAGTGGATCCGCGTGAAGAAAAAGTAACACTAGAATGCAACTACAATCTCGACGGCGAGGAGTTGCTTTCAGTTACTTGGTTCAAAGATGGTAATGAGTTTTTTAGGTATATGCCGAGCGCAATGCCAGGAAAATTACACCAccagcagcaacagcaacagAGACAGTCATTGTCAAGTAGCAGAGTTGCAGATCCAGCCTTAGCCGCGGCGAATTCTGTGGCGACTAAGGCATTTAATGTACAAGATGGGGTGGCGCAAGTTGAGTTGAGTGAAAGCAACGACAAACGTGTTGTCATACGACAACACTTGGGTGACAAGTGGATAAATGTAACCGGATCTTATGGTTGCCAAGTGTCAGGAGAGGCTCCTAAGTTTGATATTGTCTACGATGAGGCGGTTATTAATGTCGGTGTACTCCCACAGCGTGATCCtgttatcgaaaatttaagaaCTCACTACGATATCGGTGATATTCTTGACGCTCAGTGCATTTCTGCCCCAAGTTATCCACCATCGCAATTGTCATTTCTTGTCAATGGTCAAGAG GTAGAGAAATCATTGACGACACAATTCCCCAGCGTGGGTAGTGTCGAGGGTAGTGTCGTCTCGACAACACGTCTTGGATTGTCAATGTCACTTAAGCGTCAGGACTTTACTGCTACGTCAGCAAGTCTCCATCTTGTGTGCCGATCGATTCTACCAGGTATACCAGGTGCCAAGGCCCGCGAGACCAAAGCGATCATTTTCCTTACTGCCAGCAATGAGAAACTCGCCCAAGAGGCACCGACACCCTATTCTTCCACCGCCCAAACAAATTATTCTCATTCAgacaacaataaattttccttaCTTATTATCATCACTCTCATTATCACCAACTCTGTCATCACCAAACTCTAG